From the genome of Colletotrichum destructivum chromosome 10, complete sequence, one region includes:
- a CDS encoding Putative Lunapark domain-containing protein, whose amino-acid sequence MVSFWPWRANDSSPASFEKTLSALSAKITDTQARLDGARATSRRIRVLWSLYLAFAYLVYSIVIFLVVGMNSMGAWEWTGVAGGPVVIYLTRTTVNAFFNYRIDTLSARLKEQQAERAKTIQKLKEATRYDTTLELLEKYGGNEGKGKGRKQSVADDEKRQQQHQQRQQHGGRHNESAAGGRTNIPPPATANIQRRDGPFPGPASPAPPGIQAGQRPPQTPNGLEPTEEFAPNAYAHPPPPPSQSQHFAQADGTPGSSHWYDRIMDLLLGEDETASKNRIALICANCRLVNGQAPPGTKTLSEIGTWKCMGCGAANGEMDEGKRIMQEVLGSRGGGDGNGDGVPAGEEFKESDSDDSDPAVGVEDSNGGAKATGRQGPGPAAAATKKRKGKGGK is encoded by the exons ATGGTCTCCTTCTGGCCCTGGAGG GCCAACGACTCCTCCCCTGCCTCTTTTGAGAAGACGCTCTCCGCACTCTCGGCAAAGATCACCGACACCCAGGCCAGACTCGATGGCGCGCGAGCCACCTCCCGTCGCATCAGAGTGCTCTGGTCTCTATACCTTGCCTTCGCCTATCTCGTTTACTCCATTGTCAttttcctcgtcgtcggcatgaATAGCATGGGCGCCTGGGAATGGACCGGTGTCGCTGGGGGTCCGGTCGT TATTTACCTTACGAGAACCACTGTAAATGCTTTTTTCAACTACCGTATCGACACTCTGTCTGCCCGCctcaaggagcagcaggccgagcgCGCCAAGACGATTcagaagctcaaggaggcAACCCGGTACGACACTACGTTGGAGCTCCTCGAGAAGtacggcggcaacgagggcaagggcaagggcagAAAGCAAagcgtcgccgacgacgagaagaggcagcagcaacatcagcAGAGGCAACAACATGGGGGTAGACACAACGAGAGCGCCGCCGGGGGCCGGACGAACATTCCCCCTCCGGCCACCGCCAACATCCAGCGACGGGACGGCCCCTTCCCCGGCCCAGCTTCGCCTGCCCCGCCCGGCATTCAAGCCGGACAGCGCCCGCCGCAGACTCCGAACGGCCTCGAGCCGACGGAAGAGTTCGCGCCCAACGCATACGCccacccgccgcctccaccgtCCCAGTCGCAGCACTTTGCgcaggccgacggcaccCCCGGCTCGTCCCACTGGTACGACCGCATCATggacctccttctcggcgaggacgagacggCGTCTAAGAACAGGATCGCCCTCATCTGCGCCAACTGCCGGCTCGTCAACGGCCAAGCCCCGCCGGGCACCAAGACGCTGTCTGAGATCGGCACATGGAAGTGCATGGGCTGCGGggccgccaacggcgagatGGACGAAGGCAAGCGCATTATGCAGGAGGTCCTGGGGTcgcggggcggcggcgacggtaaCGGGGACGGGGTCCCCGCTGGCGAGGAGTTCAAGGAGTCGGATAGTGACGACTCGGACCCGGCGGTCGGGGTGGAGGACTCGAACGGCGGAGCGAAGGCTACGGGCAGACAAGGTCCGGgtcctgcggcggcggcgacgaagaagcgcaagggcaagggcggcaagtGA
- a CDS encoding Putative myc-type, basic helix-loop-helix (bHLH) domain-containing protein: MAQQQSFDYYQVPPMPQSMSPPELSPLSFYDTQADFSADSAPSRGSPVSPVFPAASFQLPSGNDWPAYFEKPALSPDLDVFYGEAFGSPMSFLSSQNIALSPTANPADLMSDAVAFGREGINDTQPLFQSVDVSARAQPQTQHQSQQQQTKPSHPAMTTSAPVYRPQPQQRSSSRTSPRNDLKRKSSASSASSRSASPEPPARRTKHSEPSKNPHNMIEKRYRVNINEKIVALRDAVPSLRCVVQQTENPQAAAAAAESDEPFDVVEELGGLMPARKLNKATILSKATEYITHLEKKNDQLQKENQDLQKRLAEAQRWQRTQADAGSFWS, encoded by the exons ATGGCTCAACAGCAATCTTTTGATTACTATCAAGTACCTCCGATGCCTCAGTCAATG AGTCCGCCCGAGCTCTCCCCGCTCTCTTTCTACGACACACAGGCCGACTTCAGCGCCGACTCGGCGCCATCTCGCGGCTCCCCCGTGTCCCCCGTCttcccggccgcctccttccAACTTCCCTCGGGCAACGACTGGCCTGCATACTTTGAGAAGCCCGCCCTGTCCCCGGACCTCGATGTGTTCTACGGCGAGGCTTTTGGCAGCCCCATGTCCTTCCTGTCGTCCCAGAACATCGCCCTCAGTCCCACAGCCAACCCGGCCGATCTCATgtccgacgccgtcgccttTGGTCGTGAGGGCATCAACGACACCCAGCCGCTCTTCCAGTCCGTAGATGTGTCCGCCCGCGCGCAACCACAGACCCAACACCAATctcaacagcagcagacaAAACCCTCGCATCCCGCGATGACAACATCCGCCCCCGTCTACCGCCCTCAACCCCAGCAACGATCCTCTTCAAGAACATCACCTCGCAATGACCTCAAGCGCAagtcctcggcttcctcggcttcctcccgctccgcctcccccgagccccccgcccgccgcacAAAACACTCGGAGCCCTCCAAGAACCCGCATAACATGATCGAGAAGCGCTACCGCGTCAACATCAACGAGAAGATTGTCGCCCTCCGCGACGCCGTCCCCTCGCTGCGCTGCGTCGTCCAGCAGACGGAGAACCCGCAAGCTGCAGCTGCCGCGGCCGAGAGTGATGAGCCCtttgacgtcgtcgaggagctcggcggcctcatGCCCGCCCGCAAGCTCAACAAGGCCACCATCCTCAGCAAGGCTACCGAGTACATCACACATCTCGAGAAAAAGAACGACCAGCTGCAGAAGGAGAACCAGGACCTCCAGAAGAggctcgccgaggcccagcgcTGGCAGAGAACCCAGGCTGACGCCGGGTCCTTTTGGTCTTGA